From the Lolium rigidum isolate FL_2022 chromosome 2, APGP_CSIRO_Lrig_0.1, whole genome shotgun sequence genome, one window contains:
- the LOC124689917 gene encoding probable auxin efflux carrier component 9, with amino-acid sequence MISGSAVYQVLEAMAPLYTAAALGYASVRWLKAFSDEQCAGINHFVALYAVPVLIFHMVSTNDLYAMSGRLIAADTLQKLAILLSLVAPMLWARSRRHRDDDGTKAAPSLQLEWVVTAFSVASLPNTIIMGVPLLRGMYGEVSTTLLKSIVVMQFCFWYNVIIFLYEYMEAMRAAATVTKEIISSPASPEKGDLMRVVIIETTDVTVASQAQGSIVVQTNTTSVGKDKEAGTFGDVAKAPSVKHVLWMAVKKILRIPNTYASILGLIWSLVAFKCGIKMPKVIDDSLFTIYSTAVGLSMFSSGTFIARQSQFIPCGYTIASMSMLLKFLIGPVVMLIASLVVGMHGTLLHMAVVQAALPLAVTSFVYAEEYKVHADIMSTGVIFGIFISLPVTIVYYILLGSWWN; translated from the exons ATGATCTCGGGCTCGGCCGTGTACCAGGTCCTCGAGGCCATGGCGCCGCTCTACACGGCGGCGGCCCTGGGGTACGCGTCGGTGCGGTGGCTCAAGGCCTTCTCCGACGAGCAGTGCGCGGGGATCAACCACTTTGTCGCGCTCTACGCCGTGCCCGTGCTCATCTTCCACATGGTCTCCACCAACGACCTCTACGCCATGAGCGGCCGCCTCATCGCCGCCGACACCCTGCAGAAGCTGGCCATCCTGCTCAGCCTCGTGGCCCCGATGCTGTGGGCGCGCTCGCGCCGCCACCGAGACGATGACGGGACCAAGGCGGCTCCCTCGCTGCAGCTGGAGTGGGTGGTCACCGCCTTCTCCGTCGCCTCGCTGCCCAACACCATCATCATGGGCGTGCCGCTCCTCAGGGGCATGTACGGCGAGGTCTCCACCACCCTCCTCAAGTCCATCGTCGTGATGCAGTTCTGCTTCTGGTACAATGTCATTATCTTCCTCTACGAATACATGGAGGCCATGCGCGCAGCCGCCACGGTGACCAAGGAGATCATCAGCTCTCCTGCATCTCCAGAGAAAGGTGACCTCATGAGGGTGGTGATCATTGAGACCACGGATGTCACGGTCGCTTCCCAGGCGCAAGGTAGCATCGTTGTCCAAACGAATACGACGTCAGTCGGCAAGGACAAGGAGGCAGGTACCTTTGGAGACGTCGCCAAGGCGCCGTCGGTGAAGCATGTCTTGTGGATGGCAGTGAAGAAGATTCTGAGGATTCCAAATACATACGCCAGCATCCTTGGCCTCATCTGGTCTCTGGTTGCCTTCAA GTGTGGAATCAAGATGCCAAAAGTTATCGACGACTCCCTCTTCACAATATACAGCACAGCTGTTGGCCTCAGCATGTTCTCTTCAG GGACGTTCATTGCCCGACAGTCACAGTTCATTCCGTGCGGCTACACCATCGCCTCAATGTCGATGCTCCTCAAGTTTCTCATAGGCCCGGTGGTGATGTTGATCGCCTCCCTCGTCGTCGGCATGCACGGCACCCTGCTGCACATGGCCGTTGTACAG GCGGCTTTACCCCTAGCCGTGACTTCGTTTGTGTACGCTGAAGAGTACAAGGTCCACGCCGACATCATGAGCACAGG GGTTATTTTTGGGATATTCATCTCACTTCCTGTCACCATCGTGTACTACATTCTACTGGGATCATGGTGGAACTAA